From the genome of Labrus bergylta chromosome 12, fLabBer1.1, whole genome shotgun sequence, one region includes:
- the rps21 gene encoding small ribosomal subunit protein eS21: MQNDSGEFVDLYVPRKCSASNRIIGAKDHASIQINIAEVDKVTGRFNGQFKTYAICGAIRRMGESDDSILRLARDDSVVAKTF, from the exons ATGCAGAACGACTCTGGAGAATTCGTGGACCTTTACGTCCCACGGAAATG cTCTGCTAGCAACAGAATCATTGGAGCAAAGGACCATGCCTCCATCCAGATCAACATTGCAGAG GTTGACAAGGTGACCGGTCGCTTCAACGGTCAGTTCAAGACCTACGCTATCTGTGGCGCCATCCGCAGAATG GGTGAGTCTGATGACTCCATCCTGAGGCTCGCAAGGGACGACAGCGTTGTTGCCAA aacCTTCTAA